From one Rhodoferax sp. PAMC 29310 genomic stretch:
- a CDS encoding bifunctional diguanylate cyclase/phosphodiesterase — MNPKKPPRADSAVGVPDTPTLHQKAESIWREAQQKSQSPSKELTPRETSILLHDLQVHQIELEMQNEELRQAHEALAVSRSRYVDLYDLAPVGYCSVNEAGCVVQANLTLATLLGVTRQALSQQPPFTNFVHREDQDTWYKLRTLARESGALQTSELRLRLNQAPASTAVDDAFLWVQLSVTAAEDDIGAPMLHIAVSDIRARKQAEAKLLLSASVFGNTHEGIMIINADANIMDVNDAFTRITGYSRSEAIGQDSHMLRSDRQDAAFYESIWRDLTEKGHWSGEMWSRHKSGELFAQLSTVNAVRDEQGMTQHYVAVFSDISAAKAHQAQLEHMAQFDALTQLPNRVLLADRLELAMVQAQRRGQQVAVVYLDLDGFKSINDRHGHGVGDQYLITVAAAMHGTLREGDTLARIGGDEFVALFIDLASAESCVSMLARLLEAAAAPVQLGALLLQGSASMGVTFYPQSRGIEADQLMRQADQAMYQAKMEGKNRYHLFDAEQDTSIRGHHETLDRIRLALAQSEFVLHYQPKVNMRSGQVIGAEALIRWQHPEKGLLAPAAFLPVIEDHPLAVDVGEWVIDATLTQIGLWQAVGLELAVSVNLGARQLQQSNFVARLQFLLGKHPKVSSAHLMLEVLETSAMADIGQVSQVIEDCAKMGVMFALDDFGTGYSSLTYLRRLRVAQLKIDQSFVRDMLDDPDDRAILQGVISLAAAFKREVIAEGVETVAHGTVLLQLGCELAQGYGIARPMPPEQMPTWVATWQPDAAWCATPKAGTASRAVG; from the coding sequence GTGAACCCCAAAAAGCCACCCCGCGCCGATTCGGCAGTCGGTGTGCCTGACACACCCACGCTGCACCAAAAGGCCGAGTCCATATGGCGGGAAGCCCAGCAGAAGTCGCAGAGTCCATCGAAGGAACTGACACCGAGAGAAACCAGCATCCTGCTGCACGACCTGCAAGTGCACCAAATTGAGTTGGAGATGCAGAACGAAGAGTTGCGCCAAGCCCACGAGGCGCTGGCAGTCTCTCGCTCGCGTTATGTGGACCTGTACGACCTGGCGCCGGTGGGCTATTGCAGCGTGAACGAGGCTGGATGCGTCGTTCAGGCCAATCTGACACTGGCCACCTTGCTGGGCGTGACACGCCAGGCACTCAGCCAGCAGCCCCCGTTCACCAACTTTGTGCACAGAGAGGACCAGGACACTTGGTACAAGCTGCGCACACTGGCGCGGGAGAGCGGCGCACTGCAGACGAGCGAATTGCGTCTGCGCCTGAACCAAGCCCCTGCCTCCACCGCTGTCGACGACGCCTTCCTCTGGGTTCAACTGTCCGTCACAGCGGCCGAAGACGACATCGGGGCGCCGATGTTGCATATCGCGGTGAGCGACATCCGTGCGCGCAAACAAGCCGAAGCCAAACTGCTGCTTTCCGCCAGCGTCTTTGGCAATACCCACGAAGGCATCATGATTATCAATGCCGATGCCAACATCATGGATGTCAATGACGCCTTCACCCGCATCACGGGCTACAGCCGCTCCGAGGCCATCGGTCAGGATTCGCACATGCTCAGGTCCGATCGTCAGGACGCCGCGTTTTATGAATCGATTTGGCGCGACCTGACCGAGAAGGGCCACTGGAGCGGTGAAATGTGGAGCCGACACAAGAGCGGCGAGTTGTTCGCCCAACTTTCCACGGTCAACGCGGTACGCGATGAGCAGGGCATGACGCAGCATTACGTGGCGGTGTTTTCCGACATTAGCGCGGCCAAGGCACATCAAGCCCAGTTGGAACACATGGCCCAGTTTGACGCCCTGACCCAATTGCCCAACCGCGTTCTGCTGGCCGACCGACTGGAGCTGGCCATGGTGCAAGCGCAGCGGCGCGGCCAACAGGTCGCCGTGGTTTACCTGGACCTGGACGGATTCAAGAGCATCAACGACCGCCATGGGCACGGCGTGGGCGACCAATATCTCATTACCGTGGCCGCGGCGATGCATGGCACCTTGCGCGAAGGCGACACGCTGGCGCGCATCGGCGGTGATGAGTTTGTTGCCTTGTTCATCGACCTGGCTAGCGCGGAGAGTTGCGTGTCAATGCTGGCCCGATTGCTGGAGGCCGCCGCCGCGCCGGTGCAACTGGGCGCGCTGTTGCTGCAAGGCTCTGCCAGCATGGGCGTGACCTTCTACCCGCAGTCCAGGGGCATTGAGGCCGATCAACTCATGCGCCAGGCCGATCAGGCGATGTACCAGGCCAAGATGGAGGGTAAAAATCGTTATCACCTCTTTGACGCGGAGCAAGACACCAGTATTCGCGGCCACCACGAAACTCTGGATCGCATCCGTCTGGCGCTGGCGCAAAGCGAGTTTGTGCTGCACTACCAGCCCAAGGTCAATATGCGCAGCGGGCAGGTGATTGGCGCCGAGGCGCTGATCCGCTGGCAGCACCCGGAAAAGGGTTTGTTGGCGCCGGCGGCATTTTTGCCCGTGATCGAAGACCACCCGCTGGCGGTGGATGTGGGTGAGTGGGTCATTGACGCAACCCTGACCCAGATCGGCCTGTGGCAAGCGGTCGGGCTGGAGCTTGCCGTGAGCGTCAACCTCGGCGCACGCCAGTTGCAGCAAAGCAACTTTGTGGCGCGCCTGCAATTCTTGCTGGGAAAGCACCCGAAAGTGAGTTCGGCGCATTTGATGCTTGAGGTCCTGGAGACCAGCGCAATGGCAGATATTGGACAAGTGTCTCAAGTGATTGAAGACTGCGCAAAAATGGGTGTCATGTTTGCGTTGGATGACTTTGGCACGGGCTACTCATCCCTCACTTACCTCAGACGCTTACGGGTAGCACAGCTCAAAATCGACCAGAGCTTTGTGCGCGACATGCTCGACGACCCGGATGACCGCGCCATTTTGCAGGGCGTGATCAGTCTGGCGGCCGCCTTCAAGCGTGAAGTGATTGCCGAAGGCGTTGAAACGGTGGCGCACGGCACCGTGCTGCTGCAACTGGGCTGCGAGCTGGCACAGGGCTATGGCATTGCCCGGCCCATGCCACCTGAGCAGATGCCAACCTGGGTCGCCACCTGGCAGCCCGATGCCGCGTGGTGTGCGACGCCGAAAGCCGGCACGGCGTCGCGGGCTGTCGGGTAA
- a CDS encoding HAMP domain-containing sensor histidine kinase, translating to MRTPLAVLKTQIAWRREQQKNNVIEPGFLTKLEAQVDSATRHTQQMLQLARVEHHNAIQVEAVPVLGVVQAVVLSLQPFSQRRHMDMGLAQGAGIDAATRVWTDAGLLQQVLENLLDNAIKYGRTEGVITVHL from the coding sequence TTGCGCACTCCACTGGCCGTTCTCAAAACCCAGATTGCCTGGCGACGCGAGCAACAGAAGAACAATGTCATTGAACCCGGCTTCCTCACCAAACTGGAGGCTCAGGTGGACTCGGCCACCCGCCATACCCAGCAAATGTTGCAACTGGCGCGTGTTGAACACCACAACGCGATTCAGGTTGAAGCCGTGCCGGTTCTCGGGGTCGTGCAAGCGGTCGTCCTGAGCCTGCAACCCTTTTCTCAGCGCCGACACATGGACATGGGTCTGGCGCAGGGCGCAGGCATTGACGCCGCTACCCGCGTCTGGACCGATGCCGGCCTGCTACAACAAGTGCTGGAAAACCTGCTGGACAACGCCATCAAGTACGGGCGCACTGAAGGCGTGATCACCGTGCACCTTTAA
- a CDS encoding ATP-binding protein, whose amino-acid sequence MGPHTDGVRPGVWLEVEDDGPGVSDETLSHLGERFYRADQASQRGSGLGLSIVSAVLARLGSQIEFSRGAGQQGLRVRFWLPLNAPPEPLLDH is encoded by the coding sequence TTGGGCCCGCACACCGACGGCGTGCGCCCCGGTGTCTGGCTGGAGGTGGAGGATGACGGCCCTGGCGTCAGCGATGAAACTTTGTCCCACTTGGGCGAACGCTTCTACCGTGCCGACCAGGCCAGCCAGCGCGGCAGCGGCCTGGGCTTGTCCATCGTGAGTGCCGTGCTAGCCCGTCTGGGCAGCCAGATCGAGTTCTCCCGGGGTGCTGGTCAACAGGGTTTGCGGGTGCGCTTCTGGCTACCCCTCAACGCCCCGCCTGAGCCACTGCTGGATCATTGA
- a CDS encoding tripartite tricarboxylate transporter TctB family protein — protein MSDRLFGVAALFLAGLMTWGASVIEESFIQDPLGPKAFPWVIAAVLAITGIAMMLKPDDEPEWPARAKLLRIVWSVAVMVLYAELLPIVGFVITTAAAAAFLSWQLGGTVRQAAIGGALISGGIYLVFHLVLGLSLARGPLGF, from the coding sequence ATGAGTGACCGTCTATTTGGGGTGGCTGCCCTGTTCCTGGCTGGCTTGATGACCTGGGGTGCCAGCGTCATTGAAGAGAGCTTTATTCAAGACCCACTGGGTCCCAAAGCGTTTCCCTGGGTGATTGCGGCCGTGCTCGCCATCACCGGCATCGCCATGATGCTCAAACCCGACGACGAGCCCGAGTGGCCCGCGCGCGCCAAACTGCTGCGCATCGTCTGGTCCGTGGCCGTGATGGTGTTGTACGCAGAACTACTGCCTATCGTGGGCTTTGTCATCACCACCGCTGCTGCTGCTGCCTTTCTGTCCTGGCAACTGGGCGGCACTGTGCGTCAGGCCGCCATCGGCGGCGCCCTGATTTCAGGCGGTATCTACCTTGTATTTCACCTGGTGCTGGGCCTGTCGCTGGCCCGTGGCCCCCTGGGCTTCTAA
- a CDS encoding tripartite tricarboxylate transporter substrate binding protein: protein MKQTYLTTQLLRWAAPVGLALATLTTPASAFEASNTECIAPAGAGGGWDFTCRQVGKALQDLKLIPGSMQVVNKAGGGGGGVAYAEVVNKRNTENNVIVAASSATSTRLAQGAYPGNTMTQVRWLAAVGADYGIIAVAKDSPIKNLPDLIKQMKADPKSVSFAGGSAVGGWDHLKVLITAKKGGIADVRTVKYVAFDGGGEAVTQLLAGKVQAFTGDASEAKGFVDAGSIKVLAVLAPERLAGDFSSFPTAKEQGINSVGANWRGFYAPGGMSDDAYKFWVKQIGAVYDSAQLKATMASNGLAPLNSRGADFTAFVKESVEEIQTIFKEIGLIK, encoded by the coding sequence ATGAAACAAACTTACCTAACCACTCAACTGCTGCGCTGGGCAGCCCCCGTGGGCTTGGCCCTGGCCACATTGACCACACCCGCCTCGGCGTTTGAAGCCTCCAACACCGAGTGCATTGCACCCGCTGGCGCTGGCGGCGGCTGGGACTTCACTTGCCGTCAAGTCGGCAAAGCCTTGCAAGACCTCAAACTCATTCCAGGCTCCATGCAAGTGGTGAACAAGGCCGGCGGCGGCGGCGGCGGCGTGGCTTACGCCGAAGTGGTGAACAAGCGCAACACGGAAAACAATGTGATCGTAGCCGCCTCGTCTGCCACCTCCACCCGTTTGGCGCAAGGCGCATACCCTGGCAACACCATGACGCAAGTGCGTTGGTTGGCGGCCGTGGGCGCGGACTACGGCATCATTGCCGTGGCCAAAGACTCCCCCATCAAGAACCTGCCTGACCTGATCAAGCAAATGAAGGCCGACCCCAAATCGGTGTCGTTCGCAGGCGGCTCGGCCGTGGGCGGCTGGGACCACCTGAAGGTGCTGATCACCGCTAAAAAAGGCGGCATCGCGGATGTGCGCACCGTGAAATACGTCGCTTTTGACGGTGGCGGCGAAGCCGTGACCCAGTTGCTGGCGGGCAAAGTGCAGGCCTTCACCGGTGACGCGTCTGAGGCCAAAGGCTTTGTGGACGCTGGCAGCATCAAGGTGCTGGCCGTGTTGGCGCCCGAGCGTCTGGCCGGCGACTTCTCCTCGTTCCCCACCGCCAAAGAGCAGGGCATTAACTCCGTGGGTGCCAACTGGCGCGGTTTCTACGCCCCCGGCGGCATGTCGGATGACGCCTACAAGTTCTGGGTCAAGCAAATTGGTGCGGTGTATGACTCTGCCCAGTTGAAAGCCACCATGGCCAGCAACGGCCTGGCGCCTTTGAACTCCCGCGGCGCTGACTTCACGGCCTTCGTGAAGGAATCCGTCGAAGAGATTCAGACCATTTTCAAAGAAATTGGCCTGATCAAGTAA
- a CDS encoding glutamine synthetase family protein: MPDTNALNAFFTQHGIHDVECLFADISGYPRGKLMPAASFAAGGELRICQAIPMQAVTGDYSYDPVFPDADPDVRLVPDHATLKLSPWASVPRALAIHDCVELSGELCAFAPRSLLKTVVARYAAQGLIPVVAPEIEFYLTAPNTDPSQVLQAPVVRGGRAEVGQSAFSLNMLNELAPFWDEFRAALRVLGVQADTWIHEVGPTQYEINLQHGDPVAVADQAFLFKYAAKEIALKHGLNAVFMAKPIAGAAGSSMHLHQSVVNAEGQNIFSNEDGTEAPCFQHFIGGLQTYLPDLMLMFAPFTNSFRRYVAGSQAPVNLQWGYDNRTTALRVPASHAAARRVENRVAGADSNPYLALAASLAAGLAGMDEQLVPTSPIGDSGYEHARTLARSLPEALDTMTHSASARWLLGDSFVTGYTSVKSVEYESYQNEISAWERRYLLPQV; this comes from the coding sequence ATGCCTGACACCAACGCTTTGAACGCCTTTTTCACGCAACACGGGATTCATGATGTGGAGTGCCTTTTTGCCGACATCTCGGGCTATCCACGCGGCAAGCTGATGCCCGCTGCCAGCTTTGCCGCCGGGGGCGAGTTGCGCATCTGCCAAGCCATACCGATGCAGGCCGTGACGGGTGATTACTCTTACGACCCGGTGTTTCCTGATGCCGACCCTGATGTGCGGCTGGTGCCGGACCACGCGACACTCAAGCTGTCCCCCTGGGCCAGCGTGCCGCGTGCCTTGGCGATTCATGACTGTGTGGAGCTCTCCGGCGAGTTGTGTGCCTTCGCGCCACGCAGCCTGCTGAAAACCGTGGTGGCGCGCTACGCCGCGCAAGGATTGATTCCGGTTGTGGCGCCCGAAATCGAGTTCTACCTGACCGCCCCCAACACGGACCCCAGCCAAGTTTTACAAGCGCCCGTTGTGCGTGGCGGCCGTGCTGAGGTGGGGCAAAGCGCGTTCAGCCTGAACATGCTCAACGAGTTGGCGCCGTTTTGGGACGAGTTCCGAGCCGCGCTGCGCGTTCTGGGTGTGCAGGCCGACACTTGGATTCACGAGGTTGGACCGACACAGTACGAGATCAATCTCCAGCATGGCGACCCGGTCGCCGTGGCTGACCAGGCCTTTCTTTTCAAATATGCGGCCAAAGAGATCGCCCTCAAGCATGGGTTGAACGCCGTTTTCATGGCCAAACCCATTGCCGGCGCGGCGGGTAGCTCCATGCACTTGCACCAAAGTGTGGTGAACGCCGAGGGCCAAAACATCTTCAGCAATGAGGATGGCACTGAGGCGCCCTGTTTTCAGCACTTTATTGGCGGCCTGCAAACTTATCTGCCCGACCTCATGCTGATGTTTGCGCCCTTTACCAATTCGTTTCGCCGCTATGTGGCGGGCAGCCAGGCGCCGGTCAACCTGCAATGGGGTTACGACAACCGGACCACGGCGCTTCGCGTGCCGGCAAGTCACGCAGCCGCCCGCCGGGTCGAGAACCGCGTCGCCGGAGCCGACTCCAATCCCTATCTGGCGCTTGCCGCCTCACTGGCCGCCGGGCTGGCGGGCATGGACGAGCAGTTGGTGCCCACGTCGCCTATCGGCGACAGTGGCTATGAGCACGCGCGCACCTTGGCACGCAGCCTGCCCGAAGCGCTGGACACCATGACCCACAGCGCCAGCGCGCGCTGGCTGCTGGGGGATTCATTTGTAACGGGATACACCTCGGTCAAGAGCGTGGAGTACGAGAGCTACCAAAACGAGATCAGCGCCTGGGAGCGCCGATATCTGCTGCCTCAGGTTTGA
- a CDS encoding tripartite tricarboxylate transporter permease produces the protein MDALSSLADGFAIALTWQNLALALLGCFLGTLIGALPGLGPSNGVAILIPLVFSIGLKATPALILLTSVYYGAMYGGRISSILLNIPGDEPAMMTTLDGYPMAQKGQAGEALSISGLASFVGSFFATWGLVFLAPQLVKVALLFGPAEYFALFTLAFATLGGLSSKNQAKSAIAAALGLAIAMVGVDGQTGVPRFTFNNVHFYDGIDFLVAIVGFFAVSEVLVFIENHATGPSAKPAPKLGRIIPPLSMIKATSGAMGRGTILGFIAGVLPGAGASLGSFIAYALEKKVSNKNDTFGKGDPRGVAAPEAGNNAAAGGALVPMLALGVPGSGTTAVLLAMLLALDITPGPLLFTKNPDVVWGLIAALFIGNFMLLAMNIPMMGIFVRLLAIPAKYLMPAVAMISFVGIYGISGSTFDLEVMIAFGVAGWVLRKLDVPLVPVILGILLGNQMENNLRRAMTISDGNLWALVESPLAIGLWIMAIVGFILPLVVGRFVRISALKKSKIEAGDVGTAD, from the coding sequence ATGGACGCACTATCCTCTCTTGCCGATGGCTTTGCCATCGCCCTCACCTGGCAGAACCTGGCGCTGGCCCTGTTGGGCTGCTTTCTGGGCACCCTGATCGGTGCTTTGCCGGGCTTGGGCCCATCGAATGGCGTGGCCATTTTGATTCCGCTGGTGTTCAGCATCGGCCTCAAAGCCACCCCCGCCCTGATTTTGCTCACCAGCGTCTACTACGGCGCGATGTACGGTGGGCGCATCTCCTCCATTTTGCTCAACATTCCGGGTGACGAACCGGCCATGATGACCACGCTGGACGGCTACCCCATGGCGCAAAAAGGCCAGGCAGGGGAAGCCCTGAGCATCTCCGGCTTGGCGTCGTTTGTCGGCTCGTTTTTTGCCACCTGGGGTCTGGTGTTTCTGGCACCCCAATTGGTGAAAGTGGCCTTGCTGTTTGGGCCCGCTGAGTACTTTGCCCTGTTTACCCTGGCCTTTGCCACCTTGGGCGGTTTGTCCAGTAAAAACCAGGCCAAATCGGCCATTGCGGCGGCCTTGGGCCTGGCGATTGCCATGGTGGGTGTGGACGGCCAGACGGGCGTGCCCCGCTTCACCTTCAACAATGTTCACTTCTATGACGGCATTGACTTCCTGGTGGCCATCGTCGGCTTCTTTGCGGTGTCTGAGGTGCTGGTGTTCATTGAAAACCACGCCACGGGTCCGAGCGCCAAGCCTGCGCCCAAGCTGGGCCGCATCATCCCGCCTTTGTCGATGATCAAGGCGACCTCAGGGGCCATGGGCCGCGGCACGATTCTGGGCTTTATCGCCGGTGTCTTGCCAGGCGCAGGTGCCTCACTGGGCTCTTTCATTGCCTACGCGCTGGAGAAGAAAGTCTCTAACAAGAACGACACCTTTGGCAAAGGCGACCCACGCGGTGTCGCCGCACCCGAAGCGGGCAACAACGCCGCGGCCGGTGGTGCACTGGTGCCCATGCTAGCGCTGGGCGTGCCGGGCTCCGGTACCACCGCCGTGCTACTGGCCATGCTGCTGGCGCTGGACATCACGCCCGGCCCGTTGCTCTTCACCAAGAACCCTGACGTGGTCTGGGGCCTGATTGCGGCGCTGTTCATTGGCAACTTCATGCTGCTGGCCATGAACATTCCAATGATGGGCATTTTTGTGCGCTTGTTGGCCATTCCCGCCAAGTACCTGATGCCGGCCGTCGCCATGATCTCCTTTGTGGGCATTTACGGCATTTCGGGGTCCACCTTTGACCTGGAAGTCATGATCGCCTTTGGTGTGGCCGGTTGGGTGCTGCGCAAGCTGGACGTTCCCCTGGTCCCGGTCATTCTGGGCATCTTGCTGGGCAACCAGATGGAGAACAACCTGCGCCGCGCCATGACCATCTCGGACGGCAACCTCTGGGCCCTGGTGGAGTCTCCTCTGGCCATTGGCTTGTGGATCATGGCCATTGTTGGCTTCATCCTGCCGCTGGTCGTGGGCCGCTTTGTGCGCATCAGCGCGCTGAAGAAGTCTAAGATTGAGGCGGGTGACGTCGGAACCGCCGACTGA
- a CDS encoding sensor histidine kinase N-terminal domain-containing protein translates to MTGAAGVGQAWRSFWRALSLRRRLLTLLLPSLVLITLVELTLSYRLAQQTIDEAYDRGLKGAVQALSLATNMDEGGFSVDRPFKLLSYVQSNSRGTVFFHVRTSDGLMEAGFAGLEFPWPSSINFDTVYLAEGLYFDQNLRMAAIRREVSHSAGDSESGASPIYVDLLVAEDLAPRQAYLRSFLLRAAVRDGVLLLFTMAVLVWMVGRGLAPLGHWSRLVRQRPVSGAAGPLVAPGAPAPGA, encoded by the coding sequence ATGACCGGCGCGGCCGGTGTGGGTCAAGCCTGGCGCTCTTTCTGGCGGGCGCTGTCCCTCCGCCGGCGCTTGCTCACGCTGCTGCTGCCCTCGCTGGTCTTGATCACGCTGGTGGAGTTGACACTCTCTTACCGGCTGGCGCAGCAAACCATAGACGAAGCCTATGACCGCGGCCTCAAAGGAGCGGTGCAAGCGCTGAGCTTGGCCACCAACATGGACGAGGGTGGTTTTTCCGTGGACCGACCCTTCAAGCTATTGAGCTACGTGCAAAGCAACTCACGCGGCACGGTGTTTTTTCATGTGCGCACCAGCGACGGCCTGATGGAGGCCGGCTTTGCAGGGCTCGAATTTCCCTGGCCCAGCTCGATCAATTTCGACACGGTGTACCTGGCGGAAGGCCTGTACTTTGACCAGAACCTGCGCATGGCGGCCATTCGCCGTGAAGTCAGCCACAGTGCAGGTGATTCTGAGTCCGGCGCCAGCCCCATTTATGTAGATTTGCTGGTGGCCGAAGACTTGGCGCCGCGCCAAGCCTATCTGCGCAGTTTTTTGTTGCGCGCCGCAGTGCGTGACGGCGTGCTGCTGCTGTTCACCATGGCGGTTCTCGTGTGGATGGTAGGCCGCGGTCTGGCGCCGCTGGGCCACTGGTCGCGCCTGGTGCGCCAGCGCCCGGTGTCTGGCGCCGCTGGGCCACTGGTCGCGCCTGGTGCGCCAGCGCCCGGTGCATGA
- a CDS encoding response regulator transcription factor: MYLLLVEDEAALAESLSGVLTARGHRVDWASDGLMALNLIAHQQFDLVILDLGLPKLEGMQVLQKLREQSVDLPVLILSARDQVQDKVAAIHAGADDYLSKPFDTHELEARLFGLMRRRHGVASARLEWAGVAYDAGQRSFACAEQPLQLSPREHATLLALVEAQGSPLARQALFDRVFVDDTDIAPDAMDVVLYRLRKRLGELGVAIRNVRGIGFYLDPDRP; the protein is encoded by the coding sequence TTGTATTTGCTGCTGGTTGAAGATGAAGCAGCGCTGGCCGAAAGCCTCAGCGGGGTACTTACCGCGCGGGGTCACCGGGTGGACTGGGCCAGTGATGGCCTGATGGCCCTGAACCTGATTGCACACCAGCAGTTCGATTTGGTCATCCTTGACCTGGGCCTGCCCAAGCTGGAAGGCATGCAGGTGCTGCAAAAACTGCGCGAACAAAGCGTGGACCTGCCGGTGCTGATTCTCTCGGCGCGAGACCAGGTGCAAGACAAGGTGGCGGCCATTCATGCGGGTGCCGACGACTACCTCAGCAAACCCTTTGACACCCATGAGCTGGAGGCCCGCCTGTTTGGCCTGATGCGCCGCCGCCACGGCGTCGCCTCGGCCCGGCTGGAATGGGCGGGTGTGGCTTATGACGCCGGCCAGCGCAGCTTTGCGTGCGCGGAACAGCCGCTTCAATTGAGTCCTCGCGAACATGCCACCCTGCTGGCGCTGGTGGAGGCCCAAGGTAGCCCGCTGGCCCGACAGGCCTTGTTTGACCGCGTGTTTGTGGATGACACCGACATCGCCCCAGACGCCATGGATGTGGTGCTGTACCGGCTGCGCAAGCGCCTGGGCGAACTGGGTGTGGCCATTCGCAATGTGCGCGGCATTGGTTTCTACCTGGACCCAGACCGCCCATGA
- a CDS encoding tripartite tricarboxylate transporter substrate binding protein, which translates to MKGKRRMFTVKKLLAVALGGLSLLASLPGGAEPLKPVCVVPAKLGGGFDLTCRIAAAALEGTLKTPMQVIYLPGGIGAAAYKQFATTRSREGNALVAHSSGSLLNIAVGKYGHFTADDVRFVASAGADYGAVVVRTDSRFDKLSMLMQALKTDPGGTLIGAGGSIGSQDWVKGALLMQAAGGLPKSMRYVAFDCGGGAITNLINGNIDVYTGDISELRAHVNGGKMRVLAVLADKRLPAPFQNVPTAKEQGVDVNWTLFRGFYMGKNVSDADYQFYADAFAKAYKTPEFARIREEHGLYEFSLSGQAFHDHVKRQVKVLRDLVSSAGLVR; encoded by the coding sequence ATGAAAGGGAAACGCCGAATGTTCACCGTCAAAAAACTGCTCGCCGTGGCCTTGGGCGGGCTCAGTCTGCTGGCCAGTCTGCCCGGCGGGGCTGAGCCCCTCAAGCCCGTTTGTGTGGTGCCTGCCAAACTTGGCGGCGGCTTTGACCTCACCTGCCGCATTGCCGCCGCCGCCCTGGAAGGCACCCTGAAAACCCCCATGCAAGTCATCTACCTGCCCGGTGGCATTGGCGCAGCCGCGTACAAGCAGTTTGCAACCACCCGCAGTCGTGAAGGCAACGCCTTGGTGGCGCATTCCTCGGGCTCGCTGCTCAATATCGCGGTGGGGAAATACGGCCACTTCACGGCCGACGACGTGCGCTTTGTCGCCTCCGCCGGGGCCGACTATGGTGCCGTGGTGGTGCGCACCGACTCCCGCTTTGACAAGCTGAGCATGCTCATGCAAGCCCTTAAAACCGACCCTGGCGGCACGCTCATTGGCGCCGGCGGGTCGATTGGCAGCCAGGACTGGGTCAAAGGCGCCCTTCTGATGCAGGCCGCCGGTGGCCTGCCCAAAAGCATGCGCTATGTGGCCTTTGACTGCGGTGGCGGAGCCATCACCAACCTGATCAACGGCAACATCGACGTCTACACCGGCGACATCTCAGAGCTGCGCGCCCATGTGAACGGCGGCAAGATGCGCGTGCTGGCCGTGCTGGCCGACAAGCGCCTGCCAGCCCCGTTTCAAAACGTGCCCACCGCCAAAGAACAGGGCGTCGACGTGAACTGGACGCTGTTTCGCGGCTTCTACATGGGCAAAAACGTGAGCGACGCCGACTACCAGTTCTACGCCGACGCTTTTGCCAAAGCCTACAAAACCCCCGAGTTCGCCCGCATCCGTGAGGAACACGGCCTCTACGAGTTCTCACTGTCCGGGCAGGCGTTTCACGACCACGTCAAACGCCAGGTCAAAGTGCTTCGCGACCTGGTGAGCTCAGCGGGACTGGTGCGCTAA